CCGTGGCGGTACTGCCCGAGCCCGACGAGCAGGTGGCCATCGAGATCAACCCCGCCGACCTGCGGGTGGACACCTACCGCGCCTCCGGCGCCGGTGGCCAGCACGTCAACAAGACCGATTCGGCCATCCGCATCACCCACTTGCCCACCGGCATTGTGGTCGAGTGCCAGGAAGAACGTTCGCAGCACAAGAACCGCGCCCGGGCCATGTCCTGGCTGTCGGCCAAGCTCAACGACATGCAGACCAGCGCCGCGCAGAACGCCATCGCCAGCGAGCGCAAGCTGCTGGTGGGGTCGGGCGACCGCTCCGAGCGCATCCGCACCTACAACTATCCACAGGGCCGGGTCACCGACCACCGCATCAACCTGACGCTCTACTCGCTCGACGATATCCTCGCCGGTGGCGTGGACGCCGTGATCGAGCCGTTGCTGGCCGAATACCAGGCCGATCAACTGGCCGCCCTGGGGGACTGAATGACCATCATCGCCAGCCTGCTGCGCAACGCGCAGCTGCCGGATTCGCCGACCGAGCGGCTGGACGCCGAGCTGCTCCTGGCCGCCGCCCTGGGCAAGTCGCGCAGCTACCTGCACACCTGGCCCGAGCGCATCGTCAGCAGCGAGGCGGCCGAGCTGTTCGCCGGCTATCTCGAGCGCCGTCGTGCCGGTGAGCCGGTGGCCTACATCCTGGGCCAGCAGGGCTTCTGGAAGCTCGACCTGGAAGTGGCGCCGCATACGCTGATCCCGCGTCCGGACACCGAGCTGCTGGTGGAAACCGCGCTGGAGTTGGTGCCGGCCAAGCCGGCCCGTGTGCTGGACCTTGGCACCGGCACCGGGGCCATCGCCCTGGCGCTGGCCAGCGAGTGCCCGGCCTGGCAGGTGACCGCGGTGGACCGCATCGAAGAAGCCGTGGCCCTGGCTGAGCGCAACCGCCAGCGTCTTGGCCTGGGCAACGTCCAGGTGCGTGCCAGCCACTGGTACGACGCCCTCGAAGGCGAGCGCTTCGACCTGATTCTCAGCAACCCCCCTTACATTCGCTCCGCCGACCCACACCTGGTGGCCGGTGACGTGCGCTTCGAACCCAGCAGCGCCCTGGTGGCCGGTGAAGACGGGCTGGACGACCTGCGTGTGATCGTCGCCCAGGCGCCGCAATACCTGCTGCCGGGCGGCTGGTTGCTGCTCGAGCATGGTTACGACCAGGCGCCCGCAGTGCGCGAGCTGCTGACCACCGGCGGCTTCGTCGACGTGGCCAGCCGCGTCGACCTGGGCGGCCATGAGCGCATCAGCCTGGGGCGCCTGCCATGCTGAGCGACCAGGAGCTGCTGCGCTACAGCCGCCAGATCCTGCTGCCGCAGGTGGACATCGACGGCCAGCTGCGCCTGAAGCTCGGCAAGGCCCTGGTGATCGGCCTGGGCGGCCTGGGCTCGCCGGTGGCGCTGTACCTGGCCGCGGCCGGTGTCGGCGAGCTGCACCTGGCCGACTTCGACACGGTCGACCTGACCAACCTGCAGCGCCAGGTCATCCATGACAGCGACAGCGTCGGCATGAGCAAGGTCGACTCGGCGATCAAGCGCTTGCAAGCGATCAACCCAGAGATTGCGCTGGTCGCCCATCGCCAGGCGCTGGACGAGGATTCGTTGTCCGCCGCAGTGGCTGCCGTCGACGTGGTGCTGGACTGCTCCGACAACTTCGCCACCCGCGAGGCGGTCAACGCCGCCTGCGTGGCATCCGGCAAGCCCCTGGTCAGCGGCGCGGCGATCCGCCTCGAAGGCCAGCTGTCGGTGTTCGACACCCGTCGCGACAACAGCCCTTGCTACCACTGCCTGTACGGCCATGGCAGCGAGGCCGAGCTGACCTGCAGCGAAGCCGGCGTGCTTGGCCCGCTGGTTGGCCTGGTGGGCAGCCTGCAGGCGCTCGAAGCGCTGAAGCTGCTGGTGGGCTTCGGCGAGCCGTTGGTGGGGCGGCTGTTGCTGATCGACGCGCTGGGCACGCGCATGCGCGAGCTGCGGGTCAAGCGCGACCCGGCCTGCGCCGTGTGTGGCAACCGTCATGAGTGAGCGTTCGGCGCCGATCGGCGTAATGGATTCGGGCGTCGGCGGCCTTTCCGTGTTGGCCGAGATCCAGCGCCTGCTGCCCAACGAGACGTTGCTGTATGTGGCCGATAGTGGGCATGTGCCGTATGGCGAGAAGACGCCGGACTATATTCGCCAGCGCTTGCGGCACATCGCCAACTTCCTGCGCGAGCAGGGCGCCAAGGCCATGGTGCTGGCCTGCAACACGGCCACCGTGGCCACCGTCGCCGACCTGCGGGCGCTGTATCCGGACTGGCCGTTGGTGGGCATGGAGCCGGCGGTCAAGCCAGCGGCGGCGGCGACCCGTTCCGGGGTGGTAGGGGTGCTGGCCACCACGGGTACCTTGCAGAGCGCCAAGTTCGCCGCCTTGCTCGACCGTTTCGCCAGTGATGTGCGGGTGATCACCCAGCCGTGCCCCGGCCTGGTCGAGTGCATCGAGGC
This genomic stretch from Pseudomonas entomophila harbors:
- a CDS encoding molybdopterin-synthase adenylyltransferase MoeB; the protein is MLSDQELLRYSRQILLPQVDIDGQLRLKLGKALVIGLGGLGSPVALYLAAAGVGELHLADFDTVDLTNLQRQVIHDSDSVGMSKVDSAIKRLQAINPEIALVAHRQALDEDSLSAAVAAVDVVLDCSDNFATREAVNAACVASGKPLVSGAAIRLEGQLSVFDTRRDNSPCYHCLYGHGSEAELTCSEAGVLGPLVGLVGSLQALEALKLLVGFGEPLVGRLLLIDALGTRMRELRVKRDPACAVCGNRHE
- the murI gene encoding glutamate racemase — protein: MSERSAPIGVMDSGVGGLSVLAEIQRLLPNETLLYVADSGHVPYGEKTPDYIRQRLRHIANFLREQGAKAMVLACNTATVATVADLRALYPDWPLVGMEPAVKPAAAATRSGVVGVLATTGTLQSAKFAALLDRFASDVRVITQPCPGLVECIEAGDLTSPALRQLLAGYVQPLLAQGCDTLILGCTHYPFLRPMLADMVPADVAIIDTGAAVARQLQRLLGERGLLAEGAARETAFWTSADPDSLIKILPMLWKQSDRVQSLPL
- the prmC gene encoding peptide chain release factor N(5)-glutamine methyltransferase translates to MTIIASLLRNAQLPDSPTERLDAELLLAAALGKSRSYLHTWPERIVSSEAAELFAGYLERRRAGEPVAYILGQQGFWKLDLEVAPHTLIPRPDTELLVETALELVPAKPARVLDLGTGTGAIALALASECPAWQVTAVDRIEEAVALAERNRQRLGLGNVQVRASHWYDALEGERFDLILSNPPYIRSADPHLVAGDVRFEPSSALVAGEDGLDDLRVIVAQAPQYLLPGGWLLLEHGYDQAPAVRELLTTGGFVDVASRVDLGGHERISLGRLPC